A portion of the Oncorhynchus masou masou isolate Uvic2021 chromosome 11, UVic_Omas_1.1, whole genome shotgun sequence genome contains these proteins:
- the LOC135548314 gene encoding glycolipid transfer protein-like, producing the protein MSLLMDNQFGELPVDKSVDTKFFLDSVAYLPPFFDCLGSKVFVPIKSDISGNITKIRSVYDKDPAKYATLQQIVESEKEAYGTEWPKVGATLALMWLKRGLRFIQVLLQSLADGEKDENNPNLIRVNITKAYDQALKKYHGWLVQKIFKAALLAAPYKSDFIKALSKGQEVREEDCMANVRQFLINYTATVDAIYEMYTMLNAELDYSV; encoded by the exons ATGTCACTTTTAATGGATAACCAATTTGGAGAACTTCCAGTCGACAAATCAGTGGATACAAAGTTCTTTCTGGACTCAGTGGCATATCTTCCGCCTTTTTTTG ACTGCCTGGGGTCAAAAGTATTTGTTCCTATCAAATCAGACATCAGTGGCAATATAACA AAAATCAGAAGTGTGTATGACAAGGACCCTGCCAAGTATGCAACGCTACAGCAGATAGTGGAGTCAGAGAAGGAGGCATATGGCACAGAGTGGCCCAAAGTGGGAGCCACCTTGGCCCTGATGTGGCTGAAGAG AGGCCTCCGTTTCATCCAGGTCCTGCTGCAGAGCTTGgcagatggagagaaagatgagaACAACCCTAACCTCATCCGTGTCAACATCACCAAAGCCTACGACCAGGCCCTAAAGAAATACCACGGCTGGCTAGTGCAGAAGATCTTTAAG GCGGCGTTGCTTGCAGCACCCTATAAGTCAGACTTTATAAAGGCCCTGTCAAAAGGTCAAGAGGTCAGAGAGGAGGACTGCATGGCTAATGTACGCCAGTTCCTCATCAATTACACGGCCACAGTGGATGCAATCTATGAGATGTACACAATGCTGAATGCAGAGCTGGACTATAGTGTTTGA